The genomic interval TTTACTATTTGTTACACTTCTGTTTAAAATGATAAGATTATGAAATTCTACTActgttttataataataaatgtttttaataataaaaaacattacTGAGTCAAGTGTCACTAAAAGGTATTTGTTTTTTCAAAGCACAAAATTCTGAGcaaattgttttcatttgccCCAAACTAACTTTCCTCCCAAAATGTCACTTTCAGTAAACTCAATTTCAAATTGCAAGTATTGCTCATCCAGAGTAATCTTTAGCAACACACAATGATAAGCAAAAATTAAGTTTGTTTTTATGATACAACTCCGTAGTAGATAAAGAAACTAGGTAgtaactaaacacagcacagtcaACTGCTTTTGTTAGTCTAGCGCCCATGCTGGGTCAGTTAGGTTTTTTTCATATACCAATAATGTGAATCTACTATCTGATGTATATTAAATATCACTTAGATATACTGAAAATATGCAGTATGCAAATTAAATGCATCCTGGAATTCTTTTTTGGTACAGGTGCCTTTAGTGCAACTTTGCCTCCTGTTTTCACAGCAGAGAATGAGACCGCCCCTCTAGTGTATCTGTTCATCTCTCAATGACCGTAAGGAAACAGATCAGGAAAATCACAggacaaaataaatagaaacttttCATAGATATATACAAGTCATATCTAGAGCCTATACTTTTTCAAGTTTCTCAAAGATCTTCAGAGTATAATTCACATTTCCAAGCTTAAGCTACACTAATGCTCTGTCTGCAGTTTCAGCTGAAGAATTAATAAGATTTGTGTCCTTTAGAATACTTTTCAAAGAGAAGCACTGATTTGGGGGGTGGTGGTAAAAACTGATATTGAGTCAGGCTCTGAAAATTCTGACTGGTGGTTGCTATGCTGTACTTAAGTAGTTCgcttcttttaaaaagtagttaaCTACTTAATATTGGGGAatccatttctgtcttttgccatcagatttttttaaaataaaatacaaacattttaagtgaattaacaggaaaaaaaaaaaaagttctattctAGTAATCCTCTTTTGCGGAGAGAAATGCAGACCAGCAAAGTAAAATAAACTGTGAACACTGAACCCAGGTAACATTGTAaaacctataaaaaaaaaaataaacgttTAAAATGCAACAAAAGTAAGACATTTTACATCTTGTAGGTTTTCGACTATTCACATGGGAGGGGTTATGTGTAGAATATATTGGTCAGGCAGTGGCCAAAGTGGAAATCCTAGTAAGTGCCCCTCTCACAGCAGCTGGCAGTGTGGCTCGTCCTGTTTCAAAGGTTTCAGGACAGCTCCCCAAGCCAACAAGAAAGTGAAGTCCCAGTGACGCTAAAAGTCTCCTACCTGAATTATGGACATCCGCGTGGCTGGGGTCTCGCTCGCGTTTGTCCCTTGCCCGGTGAAGCTGGTGTGGCAGCCCGCGTGGCCCTGGGGAACAGTCAGGTTGTTGGAGGCCGGTTTGAGATACATCACCTCGGACCGCGGCGAGCTGAGCGGCAGGCGCGTCTGGTAGTCGAAGTACATGGGGGAGGTGGCCAGGGAGGGGCTGCTCACCACATTCATGACGTTCATGGCGTTCCTCTCCTCCACCTCGCTCTGCACCAGCATGATATCGTTCTTGTTGATCTTCTTCTTCTTGCCCTTGCCCCCGCCCAGCTGCGGGTGGCTGTACTCGGCGATGCGGCAGTTGTAAGTGCGAATCTCCTTGTTCTCGCGCTTGCACTTGACAGCGATGGTGATCATGGCCGCTAGGAGGATGATGGAGATGGTGCTCAGGGTCACGATGAGCGGCAGCGACATGTCCCAGTGGCGCTGCTCGCCGTTCACCCGAGGAACGCCCTCGGGCAAGGAGCCGCTCACCGAGCGGATGATGAGCTTGGCCACCGCGGACAGGGTGGGCTTGCCGTGGTCCGTCACCTTCACGACCAGCTCCACCACTGGCGTCACGTCTTCCCAGAAGGGGTGCAGCGTGCGGATCTCGCCGCTGGATGGGTCGATTTCAAACAGGTGGTCGTCGTTCCCGTCCACGATCTCGTAGGTGAGGCGCCCGCTCTCGCCGAAGTCGCTGTCGAGGGCGCGCACGGTGCTCACCAGGTAGCCCAGGCCGGCATTGCGCGGCACCTGCAGCTCGGCCGTGTCGTTCTGCAGCGTGGGCAGGACGATCACCGGAGCGTTGTCATTCACGTCCAGCACTGTCACCCTCACCGTGGCGTTGCTCTCCAAGTGCGCGGGCGCCCCGGAGTCCTTAGCAAGCACCTTGAACTCAAACGCCTTGGTCTGCTCATAGTTAAAGGAGCGCAGGGCGTAGATGGCCCCGTTGGTGGGGTTCACGGACACGTAGGTGTAGATGGACACGTCGCCGATGTGCGAGGGCAGGATGGAATAGGACACCGTGCCGTTTTGGCCCAGGTCGGGGTCCTGGGCCAGCACCGAGCCCAGATACTCTCCCGGGATGTTGTTTTCGTGCACCTGCAGCACGTAGAGCCCCTTCGTGAAGCGAGGCGGGTTGTCATTCTCGTCCAGAATCTTGACGGCGAACGACTTGGTGGAGTTGAGTGGAGGCGAACCCCCGTCCCGCGCCACGATCGTCACGTTGTACTCGTCCTGGGTCTCGCGGTCCAGCGGGCGGTCGGTCACCACCGTGAAGAAGTTGTCGTAGTTCTCCTCCAGCTTGAAGGGCACGGAGCCCCCCGGGCCGCccaggccgccgccgccgcccggcccGCCTCCTCCCAGGACCCTGCACTGCAGCTGCCCGTTCTTGCCCGAGTCTCGGTCGGTGACCCGCACCAGGGCGATGACGGTGCCGGGCGGGGCCGCCTCGCTCAGCGCCCCCTGGCGCACAGAGACGAAACCGATGGACGGCGCGTTGTCATTGCGGTCGATGAGCTTGACCGTGACCTTGCAGTGGGCCGGGATGGGGTTGGGACCCAGGTCTCTGGCCTGCACGTCGATCTCCAGCATCCCGTTCTCCTCATAGTCCAGGTTGCCCTTGACCCGGATCAGGCCGGTCTTGGGGTCGATGGAGAAGAGCTCCCGCACGCGGTCGGGCACATAGCTGCTGAAAGAGTAGAGAACTTCGCCGTTGGGGCCCTCGTCGGCATCGGTGGCGTTCAGATCAATGACCACGGTGCCCAGCGGGGCGTTTTCGGGCAGCTCCACCAGGTAGGAGGGCGCCTCGAAGACGGGGCTGTTGTCGTTCGAGTCAATCACCTTCACGTTGATCTGCACCGTGGCGGAGCGCGGCGGCTCGCCGCCGTCCAGGGCGGTCAGCACCAGCGTGTGATGGTTCTGCTGCTCGCGGTCTAGCGCCTTTTGGATAACCAGCTCTGGGAACTTGGAGCCGTCGCCGCGGGACTTGACGTCCAGCGCGAACAGGCCGTGGTCGTCGCGCGTCAGCAGGTAGGTGCGGAGCCCGTTCTCGCCGGCGTCGGGGTCGTGCGCACTGGTGAGAGGGAAGCGGGTGCCCGGGGCCGCGTTCTCTGAGATGTCCATCTCAATCTGGTCcgaggggaaggagggagcgTTGTCGTTGATGTCCTGGATCTCTACCTTGATCATGCAGATCTCCTTGTCATTGGCGAACACCTCGAGGGACAGCTGGCACTTGGCGTTGTGGCGGCACAGAGACTCGCGGTCAATGCGCTGCTTGGTGTAGAGGAGCCCGCTGTCCGCTTCCACGTCCAGAAGGTGCGGCGCCGAGTTTTCCAGCACCCGATAGCTGCTGGACTTGCTTCGCCCGCCACCACCGCCGCCTCGCTCTGCGGGCGGAAGCCCCGGCTGCAGTCGAGCATCTTTGCCGATGTTGCCGATCACCGTGCCGGCCCCTTGCTCCTCCGGCACTGAGTAGTTTAGGTTTTTGAGTGTCAGGGCAGGAGCCCAtaggaggaaacagcaacagatGGAAAGGTACATCCCAGACCGGCGGGGTGTTGGCAGAAGCAGCCGGACTGGAGGGGCTAGCGGATGGGTGCGCGCCAGCTTGGGGCCCCGGGCGCAGCTTCCGCGCCCGACGCGAACCACAAATCTCTGGATCCTCTCTTCCTTCCGCTCCCGGGATGCGGCACCCGGCGGTCTCTCCTTATTCCGCTCAAGTTCCCCGAACCTGTTGATCTACAGCATCCGCACTGGGCTGGGAGCAGCGGTGCAGCGGAGCTGCAGGGGCTCTGAACAAGGCGGAGGCTCCCTGCGGCTGGGGGCGAGCCCGGGGCTTTGTCTCTCCCTCCTGGACTTCGGGTGACTCAAACTTGAGCGATGAGACCAGCGATAAGAAGGAAATCGCGTCTGGGGAGGGTGGTAATGAGCTGAAGAATCCGTAGGTTTTCCTCACTCCCGCTAGGGCGCTGCAAATCCACTCCAGCTTTTTGCCTCCGGAATACTCTTCACATCGAgtgggggagggagctgggaggtgtGTCTCTAGGCAGATCAGAAAGTGAAATCCTTACttgtttctcttctccagtgaTGAAATTGATGGGAATGAGGAACAACGAAGAGAGAGAGTCAGATATATTGAAGCTTCCCCGGAGCCTTGTGAGATGTCTGCTTGCTTCGCGGGTTGGTCTGTTTTCAGGCAGCGTTTTGCTGCATTTAGAGATCTAATCTTGCATTGGCGGCTGAGGCAGCGGTGGCGGCAGACTGCATCTCCAAGCCAagggtgtttctttctttttttttttttttcccccttctctctctccgtTCCGAGCAGCcgaagggaggggaggaaatgCAGCGCAAAGAACTAGTGTCCGGATTTGTAGTTTCCTCCCTCCACGAggctcctccctctcttcctcggAAAAGGCTCTCCCCCAAGTCGAGGAAGCCACAGCCTGATCGGCGTTTGCGGTTTGAGTCTGTTGGGAGGGGGAAAATGTAGAGATGTATCTCCGCCTCTGTTGGTAGAACGCACTCTGATTTCTCTATGCTGAGCCAGTAGCCACCGCTACCATCCCATTCTCTGCCCGCGAGCAAGGACTTCTCTCCCTTGCAGTTTAATTCCAgtttgcttttcttcccaggcGAAAGGAAATCAACAGGCAACTCATGGTTGGATGTGCAGATttgaagggggagggagaggcgGAATAAAAAGAAGGGGGAGCCACCCTCCCagtcctcacacacacactctccctgTCTCTCGCTAGAAGGGAAACAGTCTCTGCATTCACAGGGCTGGGCTGTCAAgtgcctctcttttctttctattcagCATCGCCTTCCAATGGCCCTGCCTCCCAGTCCTCTTCATCTAGAAAGGAAAACCTTGGCGAGGAATAAAAGTGGTGAATATTTGAAGCGAATAAAGTgcgggctttttcttttttcttcaattttttttccctatagtaGGAGTGGGCTGGATGAAAGGAACACATCAAGGTTTGGCGTGATGCATTCTGCAGTCTCGCTCTCACAGTCTCTCTGGGCGAGTCGCGAGGGCAGCGGACGAAGAGCTGCGGCCGCGGCGGTCCAGCCGGGGCACTCGCCCCGGGGAGCTACCGCCCAGGGGATGCTAGGCACGGGTCTGTCTACACATTATCTCGGGTTCTCGAGGCGCCTCGACAAACGGGAATGACACATCCAGAAATGCAGGTGTTCCGATCTGCCGGATGAGTCAGAAGCAGCGGAACGAATCGAATTCACTCTCGCCT from Cervus canadensis isolate Bull #8, Minnesota chromosome 9, ASM1932006v1, whole genome shotgun sequence carries:
- the PCDH17 gene encoding protocadherin-17 isoform X4, which codes for MYLSICCCFLLWAPALTLKNLNYSVPEEQGAGTVIGNIGKDARLQPGLPPAERGGGGGGRSKSSSYRVLENSAPHLLDVEADSGLLYTKQRIDRESLCRHNAKCQLSLEVFANDKEICMIKVEIQDINDNAPSFPSDQIEMDISENAAPGTRFPLTSAHDPDAGENGLRTYLLTRDDHGLFALDVKSRGDGSKFPELVIQKALDREQQNHHTLVLTALDGGEPPRSATVQINVKVIDSNDNSPVFEAPSYLVELPENAPLGTVVIDLNATDADEGPNGEVLYSFSSYVPDRVRELFSIDPKTGLIRVKGNLDYEENGMLEIDVQARDLGPNPIPAHCKVTVKLIDRNDNAPSIGFVSVRQGALSEAAPPGTVIALVRVTDRDSGKNGQLQCRVLGGGGPGGGGGLGGPGGSVPFKLEENYDNFFTVVTDRPLDRETQDEYNVTIVARDGGSPPLNSTKSFAVKILDENDNPPRFTKGLYVLQVHENNIPGEYLGSVLAQDPDLGQNGTVSYSILPSHIGDVSIYTYVSVNPTNGAIYALRSFNYEQTKAFEFKVLAKDSGAPAHLESNATVRVTVLDVNDNAPVIVLPTLQNDTAELQVPRNAGLGYLVSTVRALDSDFGESGRLTYEIVDGNDDHLFEIDPSSGEIRTLHPFWEDVTPVVELVVKVTDHGKPTLSAVAKLIIRSVSGSLPEGVPRVNGEQRHWDMSLPLIVTLSTISIILLAAMITIAVKCKRENKEIRTYNCRIAEYSHPQLGGGKGKKKKINKNDIMLVQSEVEERNAMNVMNVVSSPSLATSPMYFDYQTRLPLSSPRSEVMYLKPASNNLTVPQGHAGCHTSFTGQGTNASETPATRMSIIQTDNFPAEPNYMGSRQQFVQSSSTFKDPERASLRDSGHGDSDQADSDQDTNKGSCCDMSVREALKMKTTSTKSQPLEQVH
- the PCDH17 gene encoding protocadherin-17 isoform X2 is translated as MYLSICCCFLLWAPALTLKNLNYSVPEEQGAGTVIGNIGKDARLQPGLPPAERGGGGGGRSKSSSYRVLENSAPHLLDVEADSGLLYTKQRIDRESLCRHNAKCQLSLEVFANDKEICMIKVEIQDINDNAPSFPSDQIEMDISENAAPGTRFPLTSAHDPDAGENGLRTYLLTRDDHGLFALDVKSRGDGSKFPELVIQKALDREQQNHHTLVLTALDGGEPPRSATVQINVKVIDSNDNSPVFEAPSYLVELPENAPLGTVVIDLNATDADEGPNGEVLYSFSSYVPDRVRELFSIDPKTGLIRVKGNLDYEENGMLEIDVQARDLGPNPIPAHCKVTVKLIDRNDNAPSIGFVSVRQGALSEAAPPGTVIALVRVTDRDSGKNGQLQCRVLGGGGPGGGGGLGGPGGSVPFKLEENYDNFFTVVTDRPLDRETQDEYNVTIVARDGGSPPLNSTKSFAVKILDENDNPPRFTKGLYVLQVHENNIPGEYLGSVLAQDPDLGQNGTVSYSILPSHIGDVSIYTYVSVNPTNGAIYALRSFNYEQTKAFEFKVLAKDSGAPAHLESNATVRVTVLDVNDNAPVIVLPTLQNDTAELQVPRNAGLGYLVSTVRALDSDFGESGRLTYEIVDGNDDHLFEIDPSSGEIRTLHPFWEDVTPVVELVVKVTDHGKPTLSAVAKLIIRSVSGSLPEGVPRVNGEQRHWDMSLPLIVTLSTISIILLAAMITIAVKCKRENKEIRTYNCRIAEYSHPQLGGGKGKKKKINKNDIMLVQSEVEERNAMNVMNVVSSPSLATSPMYFDYQTRLPLSSPRSEVMYLKPASNNLTVPQGHAGCHTSFTGQGTNASETPATRMSIIQTDNFPAEPNYMGSRQQFVQSSTFKDPERASLRDSGHGDSDQADSDQDTNKGSCCDMSVREALKMKTTSTKSQPLEQEPEECVNCTDECRVLGHSDRCWMPQFPATNQAENADYRTNLFVPTVEANVETETYETVNPTGKKTFCTFGKDKREHTILIANVKPYLKAKRALSPLLQEVPSASSSPTKACIEPCTSTKGSLDGCEAKPGALAEASGQYLPTDSQYLSPSKQPRDPPFLASEQMARVFADVHSRASRDSSEMGTVLEQLDHPGQDLGRESVDAEEVVREIDKLLQDCRGNDPVAVRK
- the PCDH17 gene encoding protocadherin-17 isoform X1 yields the protein MYLSICCCFLLWAPALTLKNLNYSVPEEQGAGTVIGNIGKDARLQPGLPPAERGGGGGGRSKSSSYRVLENSAPHLLDVEADSGLLYTKQRIDRESLCRHNAKCQLSLEVFANDKEICMIKVEIQDINDNAPSFPSDQIEMDISENAAPGTRFPLTSAHDPDAGENGLRTYLLTRDDHGLFALDVKSRGDGSKFPELVIQKALDREQQNHHTLVLTALDGGEPPRSATVQINVKVIDSNDNSPVFEAPSYLVELPENAPLGTVVIDLNATDADEGPNGEVLYSFSSYVPDRVRELFSIDPKTGLIRVKGNLDYEENGMLEIDVQARDLGPNPIPAHCKVTVKLIDRNDNAPSIGFVSVRQGALSEAAPPGTVIALVRVTDRDSGKNGQLQCRVLGGGGPGGGGGLGGPGGSVPFKLEENYDNFFTVVTDRPLDRETQDEYNVTIVARDGGSPPLNSTKSFAVKILDENDNPPRFTKGLYVLQVHENNIPGEYLGSVLAQDPDLGQNGTVSYSILPSHIGDVSIYTYVSVNPTNGAIYALRSFNYEQTKAFEFKVLAKDSGAPAHLESNATVRVTVLDVNDNAPVIVLPTLQNDTAELQVPRNAGLGYLVSTVRALDSDFGESGRLTYEIVDGNDDHLFEIDPSSGEIRTLHPFWEDVTPVVELVVKVTDHGKPTLSAVAKLIIRSVSGSLPEGVPRVNGEQRHWDMSLPLIVTLSTISIILLAAMITIAVKCKRENKEIRTYNCRIAEYSHPQLGGGKGKKKKINKNDIMLVQSEVEERNAMNVMNVVSSPSLATSPMYFDYQTRLPLSSPRSEVMYLKPASNNLTVPQGHAGCHTSFTGQGTNASETPATRMSIIQTDNFPAEPNYMGSRQQFVQSSSTFKDPERASLRDSGHGDSDQADSDQDTNKGSCCDMSVREALKMKTTSTKSQPLEQEPEECVNCTDECRVLGHSDRCWMPQFPATNQAENADYRTNLFVPTVEANVETETYETVNPTGKKTFCTFGKDKREHTILIANVKPYLKAKRALSPLLQEVPSASSSPTKACIEPCTSTKGSLDGCEAKPGALAEASGQYLPTDSQYLSPSKQPRDPPFLASEQMARVFADVHSRASRDSSEMGTVLEQLDHPGQDLGRESVDAEEVVREIDKLLQDCRGNDPVAVRK
- the PCDH17 gene encoding protocadherin-17 isoform X3, translating into MYLSICCCFLLWAPALTLKNLNYSVPEEQGAGTVIGNIGKDARLQPGLPPAERGGGGGGRSKSSSYRVLENSAPHLLDVEADSGLLYTKQRIDRESLCRHNAKCQLSLEVFANDKEICMIKVEIQDINDNAPSFPSDQIEMDISENAAPGTRFPLTSAHDPDAGENGLRTYLLTRDDHGLFALDVKSRGDGSKFPELVIQKALDREQQNHHTLVLTALDGGEPPRSATVQINVKVIDSNDNSPVFEAPSYLVELPENAPLGTVVIDLNATDADEGPNGEVLYSFSSYVPDRVRELFSIDPKTGLIRVKGNLDYEENGMLEIDVQARDLGPNPIPAHCKVTVKLIDRNDNAPSIGFVSVRQGALSEAAPPGTVIALVRVTDRDSGKNGQLQCRVLGGGGPGGGGGLGGPGGSVPFKLEENYDNFFTVVTDRPLDRETQDEYNVTIVARDGGSPPLNSTKSFAVKILDENDNPPRFTKGLYVLQVHENNIPGEYLGSVLAQDPDLGQNGTVSYSILPSHIGDVSIYTYVSVNPTNGAIYALRSFNYEQTKAFEFKVLAKDSGAPAHLESNATVRVTVLDVNDNAPVIVLPTLQNDTAELQVPRNAGLGYLVSTVRALDSDFGESGRLTYEIVDGNDDHLFEIDPSSGEIRTLHPFWEDVTPVVELVVKVTDHGKPTLSAVAKLIIRSVSGSLPEGVPRVNGEQRHWDMSLPLIVTLSTISIILLAAMITIAVKCKRENKEIRTYNCRIAEYSHPQLGGGKGKKKKINKNDIMLVQSEVEERNAMNVMNVGHAGCHTSFTGQGTNASETPATRMSIIQTDNFPAEPNYMGSRQQFVQSSSTFKDPERASLRDSGHGDSDQADSDQDTNKGSCCDMSVREALKMKTTSTKSQPLEQEPEECVNCTDECRVLGHSDRCWMPQFPATNQAENADYRTNLFVPTVEANVETETYETVNPTGKKTFCTFGKDKREHTILIANVKPYLKAKRALSPLLQEVPSASSSPTKACIEPCTSTKGSLDGCEAKPGALAEASGQYLPTDSQYLSPSKQPRDPPFLASEQMARVFADVHSRASRDSSEMGTVLEQLDHPGQDLGRESVDAEEVVREIDKLLQDCRGNDPVAVRK